A single genomic interval of Candidatus Bipolaricaulota bacterium harbors:
- a CDS encoding NUDIX hydrolase, whose translation MTERPKVGVGVIIIKDDKVLLGKRKGALGQCTWCFPGGHLEYGESWQECAKRETMEETGINIKNIRFASTTNDIFQSEGKHYITIFMVSDFDSGEVKVMEPEKCEGWEWFEWDQLPEPLFLAVKNLLEIGFNPFDEK comes from the coding sequence ATGACCGAAAGACCCAAAGTCGGAGTCGGAGTAATCATCATCAAAGACGACAAAGTTCTTCTCGGCAAAAGAAAAGGCGCGCTCGGCCAATGCACTTGGTGTTTCCCGGGCGGGCATTTGGAATACGGCGAATCTTGGCAGGAATGCGCCAAGCGCGAAACCATGGAGGAAACCGGCATTAACATAAAAAACATTCGCTTCGCTTCAACCACCAATGATATTTTTCAATCGGAAGGCAAGCATTACATTACCATTTTCATGGTGTCCGATTTTGATTCGGGGGAAGTTAAGGTGATGGAGCCCGAGAAATGCGAGGGATGGGAGTGGTTCGAATGGGATCAATTGCCCGAGCCGCTTTTTCTGGCCGTTAAAAATTTACTTGAAATCGGCTTTAATCCGTTCGATGAGAAATAA
- a CDS encoding methyltransferase has product MKKPHYLSPVSKIFSAIAGRTEPMKVRIENYNFVVLPKVFPSHEFRAAKCLPKSIKEIIKNKTVLYMGCGFGMVGIYSLHHGATKVILADINPYAVENAEINKKSHKFSDDQIMIYESDCFDNIPKQTFDVLIFNPPFNTNGKPTSDVLRKSLWDPGFTSLKKFLGSAKDYMNISSKLLIYYSDRGDIKTLEKLFGQYLYRWKLWKVFNKDQKFDNRIYVLIK; this is encoded by the coding sequence ATGAAAAAACCACATTACCTTTCACCAGTTAGTAAAATATTTTCAGCTATCGCTGGCAGGACGGAACCAATGAAAGTAAGGATTGAAAATTATAATTTCGTAGTATTACCAAAAGTATTTCCATCTCATGAATTTAGAGCAGCAAAATGTCTCCCAAAAAGTATTAAAGAAATAATAAAAAACAAAACAGTACTATATATGGGTTGTGGTTTTGGTATGGTGGGTATTTATTCATTACATCATGGTGCGACAAAAGTTATACTAGCAGACATTAACCCGTATGCTGTTGAAAATGCAGAAATAAATAAAAAGTCACACAAATTCAGTGATGATCAAATAATGATTTACGAGAGTGATTGTTTTGATAATATCCCAAAACAGACATTTGATGTATTAATATTCAACCCACCGTTTAATACTAATGGTAAACCTACAAGCGACGTATTAAGAAAATCTCTATGGGATCCGGGTTTTACTTCATTAAAAAAGTTCCTGGGAAGTGCCAAGGACTATATGAATATTAGCAGTAAACTCCTGATATACTACTCAGACAGAGGTGATATTAAAACGTTGGAAAAATTATTTGGTCAATATTTGTATAGATGGAAGCTTTGGAAAGTGTTCAATAAAGACCAAAAATTTGACAATAGGATCTATGTTCTTATTAAATAA
- a CDS encoding glycosyltransferase encodes MLSIIIPTLNEEERLPRLLDCLKSQKPEDCEIIVSDGQSKDRTVETANRFGCRTVVNPPKNPARQRNEGAKIARGNLLLFLDADTLLPDHFLENVLKEFEDRRLDVAGFYFKFHSDKLKYRIASSWWKYNFWMFHFFYPMSIGAAILADKSFHEKTGGFDESLYIGEDHFYSKKIKKAGGKYGLIKSDTIIYSTRRFEKEGFLKVNLKWYIASINYLIFGHRMKKIVKYEFNNR; translated from the coding sequence ATGCTTTCCATCATTATCCCCACCTTAAACGAAGAAGAACGCCTGCCCAGATTACTTGACTGCCTCAAATCTCAAAAGCCGGAAGACTGCGAAATCATAGTTTCTGACGGACAGTCGAAAGATCGTACCGTGGAAACAGCCAACCGATTCGGCTGCCGCACAGTGGTCAATCCGCCGAAAAACCCGGCAAGGCAAAGAAATGAAGGCGCGAAAATAGCCCGCGGAAATTTGCTTTTATTCCTTGACGCGGACACGCTCTTGCCCGATCATTTCCTTGAAAACGTTTTAAAAGAATTCGAAGATCGGCGGCTTGACGTGGCCGGTTTTTATTTTAAATTTCATTCGGACAAATTGAAATATAGAATCGCTTCCTCTTGGTGGAAATACAATTTCTGGATGTTTCACTTTTTTTACCCCATGTCAATCGGCGCGGCTATTTTGGCGGACAAGTCATTCCACGAAAAGACGGGCGGCTTCGACGAGTCGCTTTACATCGGAGAAGATCATTTTTATTCTAAAAAAATAAAAAAGGCCGGTGGTAAATACGGCTTGATAAAATCAGACACGATAATTTATTCGACTCGAAGATTTGAAAAAGAAGGATTTTTGAAGGTTAATCTGAAATGGTACATCGCGTCAATAAATTATCTGATTTTCGGACACCGAATGAAAAAAATCGTCAAATACGAATTCAACAATAGGTAA
- a CDS encoding YibE/F family protein, with protein sequence MLFTIKQQPFLTFQQVLDSEMIAEEVVRTFTGSIGLVLAVQFIKVLKTDK encoded by the coding sequence ATGTTGTTTACGATCAAACAACAGCCTTTTTTAACCTTTCAGCAAGTCTTGGACAGCGAAATGATCGCCGAAGAAGTGGTTAGAACTTTCACGGGTAGCATCGGTTTGGTGTTGGCCGTGCAATTCATTAAGGTTTTAAAAACCGATAAATAA
- a CDS encoding carboxypeptidase regulatory-like domain-containing protein produces the protein MKKSLIISSCLFLLVFSLILPVSGSAQTMSERLSGKILLQVQNHGEAWYVNPADNKRIYLADGAAAYNLMRSLGIGITNADLMKIPLGTWNVDGIDADGDGLADVIERSLGSNPNSRDSDGDGYEDKTEVLNGYSPIIRFGNKVVDLNFANNQKGKIFLQVQHAGEAWYVNPSDGRRYYLGSADAAYTMMRKLGLGITNSDLSQISVNTGYVYPTGGTVPTPVSENYQYFTISGKVINSANGQPVPNILITNSINSSSDRTDVNGNYSLRIYAINGQSIRLTASQDNYNSYQKSIVLGNTNQVNFSIVYYPVEETVVKIPTASYSYSPTPDGYKVKQGLVSGFLIDKTTKKGIGNVMVGVAGEPVSFKNQPITDSNGYFSFYHVPGVINLYFSAKDLDYSPDTSIRYQVSVIADYRVEIRPEINNPTLCPTCNIPNFEYFLIRGKVTNSVTGQPIPAVEVAALQGNSRVYVRTDINGEYSFNFYGTRGKSLLIKAYSGNLYPAEKSIILGNSYRADFSLTPDNNNYKYPQVTYSYSPNDSNNGMISGRVIDNVTKQGIANVEITAASYMSPLVLATTDSNGYFQISTDPKILKFKIRIHNHWASPSGEYLVSVVPNYNGQMTLEIINDSYESPQITYSYSPNDSNQGMISGWVVDKVTKEGIGYVEIHDVVSPYKLLATTDSNGYFQFYTNPRNLTFYLSLQNQRVSSFDYQVSVIPNYNGQIKLEITNP, from the coding sequence ATGAAAAAATCATTGATTATCTCAAGTTGTTTATTTCTGTTAGTTTTTTCGCTAATTTTACCTGTTTCCGGCTCTGCCCAGACCATGTCCGAGCGTTTGTCCGGCAAGATTTTATTGCAGGTGCAAAATCATGGCGAAGCCTGGTATGTCAATCCGGCCGACAATAAAAGAATCTATTTGGCCGATGGCGCGGCCGCTTATAATTTAATGAGAAGCCTGGGGATCGGCATCACCAACGCGGATTTGATGAAAATCCCTTTGGGCACTTGGAATGTCGATGGCATTGACGCTGACGGCGACGGTTTGGCTGATGTGATCGAAAGATCACTCGGTTCCAATCCCAATTCTCGCGACAGCGATGGCGATGGTTATGAAGATAAAACGGAAGTTTTAAACGGCTACAGCCCGATCATTCGATTCGGCAACAAAGTCGTTGATTTAAATTTCGCCAATAATCAAAAAGGCAAAATATTTTTACAGGTTCAGCACGCGGGCGAAGCTTGGTATGTTAATCCTTCGGACGGACGAAGATATTATTTGGGTAGTGCCGACGCGGCTTACACCATGATGCGAAAATTAGGACTTGGCATCACCAATTCCGATTTGTCGCAGATTTCGGTGAATACGGGTTATGTTTATCCGACGGGAGGCACAGTGCCCACTCCTGTAAGCGAAAATTATCAATACTTCACGATCAGCGGTAAGGTGATAAATAGCGCGAATGGTCAGCCGGTACCAAATATTTTGATAACCAATTCAATAAATTCATCTTCAGACAGAACGGATGTTAACGGTAATTATTCATTGCGGATATATGCAATAAACGGGCAATCAATACGTTTAACCGCGTCGCAAGATAATTACAATTCATATCAAAAATCCATTGTATTGGGTAATACTAATCAGGTGAATTTTAGCATTGTTTATTATCCGGTTGAAGAGACGGTAGTAAAAATTCCTACAGCTTCTTATTCCTATAGCCCAACCCCTGATGGATATAAAGTGAAGCAAGGGTTAGTCTCAGGATTTTTGATCGATAAAACAACTAAAAAAGGAATCGGCAATGTTATGGTGGGCGTCGCCGGTGAACCGGTTAGTTTTAAAAATCAGCCGATTACTGATTCTAATGGGTATTTCAGTTTTTATCACGTCCCCGGCGTAATCAATCTTTATTTTAGCGCTAAGGATTTGGATTATTCTCCTGATACATCAATTAGATATCAGGTTTCAGTCATTGCTGATTATAGAGTTGAAATTCGTCCCGAGATAAATAATCCAACGCTTTGCCCGACATGCAATATTCCGAATTTCGAATACTTCTTAATTAGAGGTAAAGTGACGAACAGCGTTACCGGACAGCCGATTCCGGCCGTAGAAGTAGCTGCTTTGCAGGGCAACTCTCGCGTTTATGTCCGCACAGACATTAATGGTGAGTATTCATTTAATTTTTACGGGACTAGAGGCAAGAGCCTTTTAATTAAGGCGTATAGTGGTAACTTGTATCCCGCTGAAAAGTCAATAATTTTGGGTAATTCGTATAGGGCTGATTTCAGCCTTACTCCGGATAACAATAATTATAAATATCCGCAAGTAACTTATTCTTATAGTCCGAATGATAGCAACAATGGGATGATTTCCGGTCGGGTTATTGATAATGTCACAAAACAAGGTATTGCCAATGTAGAAATTACCGCCGCTTCATATATGAGTCCGCTTGTATTGGCTACGACCGACTCAAACGGGTATTTTCAGATTTCTACCGACCCAAAGATATTAAAGTTTAAGATACGCATCCACAATCATTGGGCTTCGCCCAGCGGTGAATATCTGGTGTCTGTCGTCCCAAATTATAATGGCCAGATGACGCTTGAAATAATCAATGATTCTTACGAATCTCCACAAATAACCTATTCATACAGTCCCAATGACAGCAATCAGGGAATGATTTCCGGTTGGGTCGTGGATAAAGTTACAAAAGAAGGAATTGGATATGTTGAAATTCATGATGTCGTATCGCCATATAAATTATTGGCAACAACGGATTCAAACGGGTATTTTCAGTTTTATACCAATCCAAGAAATTTAACGTTTTATTTAAGTCTTCAAAATCAACGGGTTTCATCCTTTGACTATCAGGTGTCGGTCATTCCGAATTATAATGGCCAGATAAAGCTTGAAATCACCAATCCGTAA
- a CDS encoding HAD-IA family hydrolase encodes MFKWILFDQANVLTHHVFTTKPLYCADNQCFPAKDLEKIYYSPEFSAFELGKLDSTALIDSFLKQHKICLTVQGYKKIYRESIEPIFGMKEIIEKLKQNFRLATLINEGAEWAEHKFEAMGYKHFFERNIISGDLGMVKPDERIYKKALEIINAAPDECLFIDDLEKNCRGAENVGIKAIMFISPEQLTRELEKLSVI; translated from the coding sequence ATGTTCAAATGGATACTCTTTGACCAAGCCAATGTCTTAACGCACCATGTTTTTACCACCAAACCGCTTTATTGCGCTGACAATCAGTGCTTTCCGGCCAAAGATTTGGAAAAAATTTATTACAGCCCCGAATTCTCCGCTTTCGAACTGGGTAAATTGGATTCGACCGCTCTGATCGATTCTTTTTTAAAACAACACAAAATCTGTCTGACCGTTCAAGGCTATAAAAAAATTTATCGGGAAAGCATTGAGCCGATCTTCGGCATGAAGGAAATAATCGAAAAATTAAAACAAAATTTCAGATTGGCGACTTTAATCAATGAAGGCGCCGAATGGGCGGAGCATAAATTCGAAGCCATGGGGTATAAACATTTTTTTGAACGAAATATCATCTCCGGCGATTTGGGAATGGTCAAGCCGGATGAAAGAATTTATAAAAAAGCTTTGGAGATAATCAATGCCGCGCCGGACGAATGCCTTTTCATCGACGATTTGGAGAAAAATTGCCGCGGCGCGGAAAACGTCGGCATAAAAGCCATTATGTTCATCAGTCCTGAGCAATTAACCAGGGAACTTGAAAAACTTTCAGTAATTTAA
- a CDS encoding DKNYY domain-containing protein, translating into MQIIKKIFNGKTSKSVLTMGIVATFLQISIAAYAVIKPISLKSDLTLFYGIVVLELIFFPISLSIIFSYLLNKVKWLDKKSFLITFLVTSLFIVTAVILGQMAWEHIIPWEFWLFYKYIEIPLVFTGLIGIPLIYLLGYSGWTVFTFVMIIGIFVTAFLVAALYSYTTHLAINKKKQSFRIILTVALILSIGWGIFQGVNEAYVKRLSLKGECAAGLNFYQCDNYSNLGNSYHRLNDDIYYNLGYVNAVKIDDVDINSFQVINIDSLRVSIAKDKYRAYANGEIIPINNIDSWKIMEGVDNWGYSSDDKNVFFGTNILDGANPESTFLIENRYACNNDFVYFGDKIIEDADPSSFVTLNCGGYTKDDKSYYFYGEKIIEDETGCRGQDIIDSKCEIK; encoded by the coding sequence ATGCAAATTATCAAAAAAATATTCAACGGTAAAACCAGCAAATCAGTGTTAACTATGGGCATTGTTGCAACATTTCTCCAAATATCAATAGCCGCTTATGCTGTAATTAAGCCAATAAGTCTGAAGAGTGATTTAACACTTTTTTATGGGATTGTAGTTTTAGAGCTAATATTTTTCCCAATAAGTCTTTCAATAATTTTTTCTTACCTCCTAAATAAAGTTAAGTGGCTTGATAAAAAATCATTTCTGATCACATTCCTTGTTACGTCTTTATTTATTGTAACCGCTGTAATTTTGGGACAAATGGCTTGGGAACATATCATTCCTTGGGAATTTTGGCTTTTTTATAAATATATAGAAATACCTCTAGTCTTTACAGGACTAATTGGCATTCCCTTGATTTATCTTTTGGGATATTCCGGTTGGACAGTTTTCACCTTTGTAATGATAATTGGAATATTTGTTACCGCTTTTTTGGTTGCTGCTCTTTATTCCTACACAACCCATCTTGCAATCAATAAGAAAAAACAATCTTTTAGAATAATCCTTACAGTAGCCCTCATTTTATCTATTGGATGGGGGATATTTCAGGGAGTAAATGAAGCATATGTAAAAAGATTATCTCTAAAAGGTGAGTGTGCTGCAGGACTTAACTTTTACCAGTGTGACAATTACAGTAACCTTGGAAATAGTTACCACAGATTAAATGATGACATCTATTACAACCTAGGCTATGTAAACGCTGTAAAAATCGACGATGTCGACATTAATTCCTTTCAAGTGATCAATATCGATTCACTGCGTGTGTCAATTGCCAAAGATAAATACAGAGCATATGCCAATGGGGAAATAATACCAATAAACAATATTGATTCATGGAAAATCATGGAAGGAGTAGATAATTGGGGCTACTCATCAGACGATAAAAATGTATTTTTCGGAACAAATATTCTAGACGGTGCCAATCCAGAAAGTACATTTCTCATTGAAAACAGATATGCATGCAATAATGATTTTGTTTACTTTGGAGATAAAATTATTGAGGACGCAGATCCAAGCTCCTTTGTAACACTGAATTGTGGCGGCTACACAAAAGACGATAAATCATACTATTTTTATGGAGAAAAAATTATTGAGGATGAAACTGGATGCAGAGGTCAAGATATAATTGACAGCAAATGTGAAATAAAATGA
- a CDS encoding nucleotidyltransferase domain-containing protein, producing the protein MKPIYIKKEVALKKVSAKYKPIVKDVKSELLKFSDKIHSIYLYGSVATGKAKSPTSDLDLVVVLKAKPTSKLKTQLKELENSLSQKYQKIFREVGFAITYKNEVLRGKEAFGWRFFLTILSVKIFGDNLFQKEMKFSPTNKLARNLHSDVDENIEEAKKKIKSSNDQEAKLQIKSIMKKIIRTAFSIVMQDENYWTTDLDEMTKIFTKHYPEKKQQINAVLKLAKSKSPDKKSATSILNNFGKWVSSEYFKRV; encoded by the coding sequence ATGAAACCCATTTACATTAAAAAAGAGGTCGCACTCAAAAAAGTTTCAGCAAAATACAAGCCAATTGTTAAAGATGTTAAATCTGAATTGCTGAAATTTTCTGATAAGATTCACAGCATTTATTTGTATGGAAGTGTTGCCACAGGAAAAGCAAAATCTCCAACCTCTGATTTAGATTTAGTTGTGGTTCTAAAAGCAAAACCAACATCAAAACTTAAAACTCAATTAAAAGAATTAGAAAATTCACTATCACAAAAATATCAAAAAATATTCAGAGAAGTTGGTTTTGCAATCACTTACAAAAATGAAGTTTTAAGAGGCAAAGAAGCATTCGGTTGGAGATTTTTTCTCACAATTTTAAGCGTGAAAATTTTTGGAGATAATCTTTTTCAAAAAGAAATGAAGTTTAGCCCGACAAATAAATTAGCAAGAAATCTGCATTCAGATGTTGATGAAAATATTGAAGAAGCAAAGAAAAAAATCAAATCTTCAAACGATCAAGAGGCTAAACTTCAAATAAAATCAATAATGAAAAAGATTATCAGGACAGCCTTCTCTATTGTCATGCAGGATGAGAATTATTGGACTACTGATCTTGATGAAATGACAAAAATTTTCACTAAACATTATCCTGAAAAGAAACAACAAATAAATGCTGTTTTGAAATTAGCAAAAAGCAAATCGCCAGATAAAAAGAGTGCGACCTCAATTCTTAATAATTTTGGTAAATGGGTTTCATCGGAATATTTTAAAAGAGTGTAA
- the metG gene encoding methionine--tRNA ligase, whose amino-acid sequence MKTETRIITAALPFVNNIPHLGNIIGSHLPADIFARFCRLKNYRTIFVGGTDEHGTAIEFAAQIQKKTPEQLCTELYQEHKEIYDWFKISYDNFSRTSRTIHHELVKDFFLKLYKNGFITEKTIKIPFCLKCKKGLADRYITGICPHCSYEQANGDQCEKCATLIDPIELINAHCSVCKSKEVEFRDTKHLFLDLRSISGDIEKWIDNNKNLRQQVRNLAKGWLKQGIQERCITRDLKWGVQVPLEEYKDKVFYVWFDNVIGYISATYELLGEEALELWKDKNVKTYYFLGKDNIPFHTIFWPGQIIGQKEFVLPYNVVGYQYLNFEGQKFSKSKKIGIFSDQVKNSNVPLDYWRFYLTNILPETKDTDFSVEDFQERINKELIGNFGNFVNRTLNFIWNKFDGKVPKISNIDEELEKEINQRIKKIEECYEKCDLREVLQEILKLSDLGNQYFNKKEPWKTGDKDCLAYCYELCRILSVLFSPIIPDSTEKLRILLNTEYKELKINGREKTINKPEILFKKLENEDLDEFKLKAKKSP is encoded by the coding sequence ATGAAAACCGAAACAAGAATAATAACTGCAGCACTTCCCTTTGTAAATAATATCCCTCATCTGGGTAATATTATTGGTAGCCATCTTCCGGCAGACATATTTGCAAGATTTTGCAGATTGAAGAATTATAGAACCATTTTTGTTGGAGGTACTGATGAGCATGGCACAGCAATAGAGTTTGCTGCACAAATCCAAAAGAAAACACCAGAACAATTATGTACTGAACTATACCAAGAACATAAAGAAATTTATGATTGGTTTAAGATTAGTTACGACAATTTCTCCAGAACTTCAAGAACAATCCATCATGAATTAGTCAAAGACTTTTTCCTTAAATTATACAAAAACGGATTTATAACAGAAAAAACCATCAAAATTCCATTTTGCCTAAAATGTAAAAAAGGATTAGCAGATAGATATATTACGGGAATTTGCCCTCACTGTAGTTATGAGCAGGCAAATGGAGATCAATGTGAAAAATGTGCTACTTTAATTGATCCAATAGAATTAATTAATGCTCATTGTTCTGTCTGCAAATCAAAAGAAGTAGAATTTAGAGATACTAAACATTTATTTCTGGATTTAAGAAGTATTTCTGGAGATATTGAAAAATGGATTGATAATAATAAAAACCTCCGACAACAAGTTAGGAATCTTGCAAAGGGATGGTTAAAACAGGGAATCCAAGAAAGATGTATTACTAGAGATTTAAAATGGGGTGTTCAAGTTCCTTTAGAAGAATATAAAGACAAAGTATTCTACGTTTGGTTTGATAATGTGATTGGATACATTTCTGCAACTTATGAACTTTTAGGTGAGGAAGCACTTGAACTTTGGAAAGATAAAAATGTAAAGACATACTATTTTCTTGGAAAAGACAATATCCCTTTCCATACTATCTTTTGGCCTGGACAAATAATCGGACAAAAAGAATTTGTCTTGCCTTATAATGTAGTTGGCTACCAATATCTTAATTTTGAGGGACAAAAATTTTCAAAAAGTAAGAAAATAGGGATATTTTCAGATCAAGTAAAAAATAGTAATGTTCCTCTTGATTATTGGAGATTTTATTTAACAAACATTCTTCCAGAAACCAAAGACACTGATTTTTCAGTTGAAGATTTTCAAGAAAGAATCAATAAAGAACTTATTGGCAACTTTGGAAATTTTGTAAACAGAACCTTAAATTTCATCTGGAATAAGTTTGATGGTAAAGTACCCAAAATCTCTAATATTGACGAAGAACTAGAAAAAGAAATCAATCAAAGAATAAAAAAGATTGAGGAATGTTACGAAAAATGTGATCTTCGGGAAGTGCTGCAGGAAATTCTAAAATTATCAGATTTGGGAAACCAGTATTTCAACAAAAAAGAACCTTGGAAAACAGGTGATAAAGATTGCTTAGCATACTGCTATGAACTTTGCAGAATACTATCAGTATTGTTTTCTCCAATAATTCCAGACTCAACTGAGAAATTAAGAATTTTGTTGAATACTGAATATAAAGAGTTGAAAATAAACGGAAGGGAAAAGACAATTAACAAACCTGAAATCTTATTCAAGAAATTAGAGAATGAAGATTTGGACGAGTTTAAACTTAAAGCAAAGAAATCCCCTTGA
- the murJ gene encoding murein biosynthesis integral membrane protein MurJ → MIALSKIKKFLNSKSSSIISGAAIISIASLASRLLGVVRDRVLASQFGAGAELDMYYAAFRVPDLIYNLVILGALSAGFIPVFTSLLKKHDKEGYESNKDAWDLVNNVLNTVLIFLTVACGILFIATPWLMKYIAPGFNGEQLQVTVNLTRIMFLSPIFLGISGIFGGVLQSFKRFLLFSLAPIMYNLGIILGAFFIVDYVGIYGLAIGVVLGAFLHMILQLPVAIDLGFRYRPVFQLRNKNIRKIGRMMIPRTMGLATAQLNLIVVTILGSTLTAGSITIYNFATNLQSFPIGLFGIAFSLAAFPAMSIAFAKKNMGDFKNSLETTLRQILLFTVPFTIIFILLRIQIVRIVLGAGQFGWTETILTADVLGVFALSLFAQSLIPLLARAYYAMQNTMVPFIISLISMTINIALSLLLVENYGVMGLSFAFTVSNVVNFALLFVFLRSRVGDFGIKRIAASLGKMSLAAIGMAIAIQLSKEILGRVVDMQKFWGIFIQGAVAGSVGLACFVLISYLLKSEEMLRLKDGLARRLWRRKGKLDIAEESIREAGQ, encoded by the coding sequence ATGATAGCTTTAAGCAAAATAAAAAAATTTTTAAACTCAAAAAGCTCGTCGATAATTTCCGGCGCGGCCATTATAAGCATTGCTTCGTTGGCCAGTCGGCTTCTGGGTGTTGTGCGAGACAGAGTCTTGGCCTCACAATTTGGCGCCGGCGCCGAGCTGGACATGTATTATGCCGCTTTTCGCGTGCCGGATTTGATTTATAATTTGGTTATTTTGGGCGCGCTGTCAGCCGGTTTTATTCCCGTATTCACTTCGCTGTTAAAAAAACATGACAAAGAAGGTTATGAATCTAATAAAGACGCATGGGATTTGGTGAATAATGTTTTGAACACGGTTTTGATTTTTCTGACCGTGGCCTGCGGTATATTATTTATCGCCACGCCGTGGTTGATGAAATACATCGCCCCGGGTTTTAACGGCGAACAGCTGCAAGTCACCGTGAATTTGACCAGAATAATGTTTTTGAGTCCGATCTTTTTGGGCATCAGCGGCATCTTCGGAGGCGTGCTCCAGTCATTCAAAAGATTTTTGCTTTTTTCCTTGGCGCCGATCATGTACAATTTGGGCATTATTTTGGGAGCTTTTTTCATAGTCGATTATGTCGGCATTTACGGATTGGCGATCGGCGTGGTTTTGGGAGCTTTTTTGCACATGATTTTGCAGTTGCCCGTGGCCATTGATCTGGGATTTCGCTATCGTCCCGTTTTTCAATTGAGAAATAAAAACATCAGAAAGATCGGCCGGATGATGATTCCTCGCACCATGGGACTCGCCACGGCTCAATTGAATCTGATCGTGGTGACGATTCTGGGTTCGACCCTCACGGCCGGCAGCATTACCATTTACAACTTCGCCACGAACCTGCAAAGCTTCCCGATAGGCCTTTTCGGCATCGCGTTTTCATTGGCGGCCTTTCCGGCCATGTCGATTGCTTTCGCCAAAAAGAACATGGGAGATTTTAAAAATTCTCTGGAAACGACTTTGCGGCAAATTTTGTTGTTTACCGTGCCGTTCACCATTATTTTTATTTTATTGCGAATTCAAATCGTCAGAATAGTTTTGGGCGCCGGACAATTCGGTTGGACCGAGACGATTTTGACCGCGGACGTGCTTGGGGTTTTCGCTCTGAGCCTTTTCGCGCAGTCATTGATCCCGCTTTTGGCCAGAGCGTATTACGCCATGCAAAACACTATGGTTCCATTTATCATCAGTTTGATTTCCATGACCATCAATATAGCGCTAAGCTTGCTGTTGGTTGAAAATTACGGGGTGATGGGATTGTCTTTCGCTTTTACGGTTTCCAATGTGGTTAACTTCGCGTTGCTGTTCGTTTTCTTGCGATCCAGAGTCGGGGATTTCGGAATCAAAAGAATCGCCGCGTCTTTGGGCAAAATGTCCTTGGCGGCCATAGGCATGGCCATTGCCATTCAATTGTCAAAGGAAATTTTAGGTCGCGTCGTGGATATGCAAAAATTTTGGGGCATATTCATTCAGGGCGCGGTGGCCGGTTCAGTGGGCTTGGCTTGTTTTGTTTTGATTTCATATTTATTGAAAAGCGAAGAGATGTTGCGGTTAAAAGACGGTTTGGCTCGTCGGTTGTGGAGAAGGAAAGGAAAACTCGATATTGCGGAAGAATCGATCAGGGAAGCGGGGCAGTAG
- a CDS encoding PH domain-containing protein — MENFSQTITEKNYPITKLWIFKAPIIIILMNIVALFFGYYFPYLVLALPIMLIANPLIRANFHYSLDDKFFGVKQGVISKKQRSLPYGVIQNVFVKQDLFDRIFGLATLRVENASQAGGGTKERWWNKSYGSKSTAYGQGEGVGSSGNKVNIPGLKKQNAEELKSYILQKIKENPIEDSQSGL, encoded by the coding sequence ATGGAAAATTTTTCGCAAACAATCACGGAAAAAAATTACCCAATAACCAAGCTATGGATTTTCAAAGCTCCAATCATAATTATATTGATGAATATAGTAGCATTATTTTTTGGATATTATTTTCCGTATCTCGTATTAGCTTTACCAATCATGTTAATCGCTAATCCCTTGATTAGAGCAAACTTCCATTATTCGTTAGATGATAAATTTTTTGGCGTAAAACAAGGTGTTATATCAAAAAAACAAAGAAGCTTGCCTTATGGCGTTATTCAAAATGTTTTTGTTAAGCAAGATTTATTTGATAGAATTTTCGGACTTGCTACTTTGAGAGTCGAAAACGCTTCACAGGCGGGTGGTGGCACCAAGGAGCGTTGGTGGAACAAAAGCTATGGTTCAAAATCTACCGCTTATGGACAGGGGGAAGGCGTTGGTTCTTCTGGAAATAAAGTAAATATCCCAGGACTTAAAAAACAAAACGCAGAAGAATTAAAAAGCTATATTCTCCAAAAAATAAAAGAAAATCCAATCGAAGACAGTCAATCGGGGTTATAA